From a single Drosophila gunungcola strain Sukarami chromosome 2L unlocalized genomic scaffold, Dgunungcola_SK_2 000008F, whole genome shotgun sequence genomic region:
- the LOC128253273 gene encoding developmental protein eyes absent isoform X1, whose translation MVTLMPYNYAAPRCGLIDKMIEPKVKRPKTEHTDTHERNRLCNLSQQQQQQPQQQQTHQQQQQQQQQQQQQQQQSHPSTVLASNGPSSAGAGSGMGVGVGGGVVGQCSPLGLPPQSQPLQPTIGSLASLSGHYSNGNGNPNVNPSSCSLAAASGFSQSAGSSFSTYQQAGASSGAGVHGEDGVVGGATAMSHWTHDGSGSGSGSSAAVKSESRSPGQGHATLDNGSVVSANLYGCSSASNPLDGGAAVVNSSAVAAAAAAVYDGKHDYYYYNSMQQYTPPPFYSGYGTPYAAATAARQAKMEPGAAAAAAAYLTPSYASGGNNNSQLYSSPYAGYNNFGQQDYGGYYNEQYGNYYSPANYSPYAVSSPSSSASHGHGFHVAASSNLSESPTDTHSTTPVHQTTHSPHSPLPISPSAGIGPLAVPAAALNSSGGSSVGTAGSGGVAASKTTPTGKTGRARGRRHQQPSPTRSTASDTGNSEAVKPPERVFVWDLDETLIIFHTLLSGSYANRYTKDHSSLMTIAFRMEEMVFNMADTHFFFNEIEECDQVHIDDVSSDDNGQDLSAYNFATDGFHTNTPPGAPPNLCLPTGVRGGVDWMRKLAFRYRKIKDIYNSYRGNVGTLLGPGKREAWLQIRSEIEVATDNWATLALKCLSMISQRENCVNVLVTSTQLAPALAKVLLFGLGGIFNIENIYSAHKIGHETCYERIVTRFGRKSTYVVIGDGNEEETAAKAMNFPFWRISAHSDIRALYTALDMGFL comes from the exons GTTAAACGTCCCAAGACAGAGCACACCGATACACATGAACGCAACCG CCTCTGCAATCTgtcacagcagcagcaacagcaaccccagcagcaacagacgcaccagcagcagcaacagcaacagcaacagcagcagcagcagcagcagcaatcgcATCCCAGCACCGTGTTGGCCAGCAATGGACCCAGTAGCGCCGGTGCCGGTTCCGGCATGGGTGTCGGTGTGGGCGGGGGCGTGGTCGGGCAGTGCAGTCCGCTGGGACTGCCGCCGCAGAGCCAGCCGCTGCAGCCGACCATTGGGTCGCTGGCCTCGCTGAGCGGCCACTACTCGAACGGGAACGGCAATCCGAACGTGAATCCTAGCAGCTGCAGCCTGGCAGCCGCCTCCGGCTTCTCGCAGTCGGCGGGCAGCAGCTTCTCCACATATCAGCAGGCGGGGGCCTCCTCCGGAGCCGGTGTGCACGGCGAGGACGGCGTGGTGGGCGGGGCCACTGCGATGTCGCACTGGACGCACGACGGCTCCGGCTCCGGCTCCGGATCGAGTGCGGCGGTCAAGTCAGAGTCCCGCAGCCCGGGACAGGGGCATGCCACACTGGACAACGGCTCGGTGGTCAGTGCGAATCTGTACGGCTGCAGCTCGGCCAGCAATCCCCTCGACGGCGGAGCAGCGGTGGTCAACTCCTCGGCAGTGGCAGCCGCTGCAGCGGCAGTCTACGATGGGAAGCACGactactactactacaacAGCATGCAGCAGTACACTCCGCCGCCGTTCTACTCCGGCTATGGGACGCCATACGCCGCGGCCACGGCCGCCCGCCAGGCCAAGATGGAGCCCGGAGCGGCGGCCGCGGCGGCGGCCTACCTAACGCCCAGCTACGCCAGCGGAGGCAACAACAACTCGCAGCTGTACAGCAGTCCCTACGCCGGCTACAACAACTTCGGGCAGCAGGACTACGGCGGGTACTACAACGAGCAGTACGGCAACTACTACAGCCCGGCCAACTACTCGCCCTACGCGGTCAGCTCGCCCAGCTCGAGTGCGAGCCACGGGCACGGCTTCCACGTGGCGGCCTCCTCCAACCTCTCGGAGAGTCCCACGGACACCCACTCGACGACGCCGGTGCACCAGACCACCCACTCGCCGCACTCCCCGCTGCCGATCTCGCCCAGCGCCGGCATCGGACCCCTGGCCGTACCCGCCGCCGCCCTCAACTCCAGCGGAGGCAGCAGCGTGGGCACGGCGGGATCGGGGGGCGTGGCGGCCAGCAAGACCACGCCCACGGGCAAGACGGGGCGGGCCCGGGGACGGCGCCACCAGCAGCCCAGTCCCACCAGGAGCACCGCCTCCGACACCGGCAACAGCGAGGCCGTCAAGCCGCCCGAGAGGGTCTTCGTGTGGGACCTGGACGAGACGCTCATCATCTTCCACACGCTGCTCTCGGGCAGCTACGCCAACCGATACACCAAAGACCACAGCTCTCTGATGACCATCGCCTTCCGCATGGAGGAGATGGTCTTCAACATGGCCGACACGCACTTCTTCTTCAACGAGATCGAGGAGTGCGACCAGGTGCACATCGACGACGTCAGCTCCGACGACAACGGCCAGGACCTGAGCGCCTACAACTTCGCCACGGACGGCTTCCACACGAACACTCCGCCCGGAGCCCCGCCCAACCTCTGCCTGCCCACCGGGGTGCGGGGCGGGGTCGACTGGATGCGCAAGCTGGCCTTCCGCTACCGCAAGATCAAGGACATCTACAACAGCTACCGGGGAAA TGTGGGCACCCTGCTGGGACCCGGAAAACGCGAGGCCTGGCTGCAGATCCGCTCGGAAATCGAGGTGGCCACCGACAACTGGGCCACGCTGGCGCTCAAGTGTCTGAGCATGATCTCCCAGCGGGAAAACTGCGTCAACGTATTGGTCACCTCCACGCAACTGGCCCCGGCGCTGGCCAAGGTCCTGCTGTTCGGGCTGGGCGGCATCTTCAACATCGAGAACATCTACAGTGCGCACAAAATCG GCCATGAAACCTGCTACGAGCGAATTGTGACGCGCTTCGGGCGCAAGAGCACCTACGTGGTGATTGGGGATGGCAACGAGGAGGAGACCGCCGCCAAGGCCATGAACTTCCCCTTCTGGCGCATCTCCGCCCACAGCGACATTCGCGCCCTCTACACTGCCCTCGACATGGGCTTCTTATGA
- the LOC128253273 gene encoding developmental protein eyes absent isoform X2 has product MLYNVPCYQNFSTLDYYKVKRPKTEHTDTHERNRLCNLSQQQQQQPQQQQTHQQQQQQQQQQQQQQQQSHPSTVLASNGPSSAGAGSGMGVGVGGGVVGQCSPLGLPPQSQPLQPTIGSLASLSGHYSNGNGNPNVNPSSCSLAAASGFSQSAGSSFSTYQQAGASSGAGVHGEDGVVGGATAMSHWTHDGSGSGSGSSAAVKSESRSPGQGHATLDNGSVVSANLYGCSSASNPLDGGAAVVNSSAVAAAAAAVYDGKHDYYYYNSMQQYTPPPFYSGYGTPYAAATAARQAKMEPGAAAAAAAYLTPSYASGGNNNSQLYSSPYAGYNNFGQQDYGGYYNEQYGNYYSPANYSPYAVSSPSSSASHGHGFHVAASSNLSESPTDTHSTTPVHQTTHSPHSPLPISPSAGIGPLAVPAAALNSSGGSSVGTAGSGGVAASKTTPTGKTGRARGRRHQQPSPTRSTASDTGNSEAVKPPERVFVWDLDETLIIFHTLLSGSYANRYTKDHSSLMTIAFRMEEMVFNMADTHFFFNEIEECDQVHIDDVSSDDNGQDLSAYNFATDGFHTNTPPGAPPNLCLPTGVRGGVDWMRKLAFRYRKIKDIYNSYRGNVGTLLGPGKREAWLQIRSEIEVATDNWATLALKCLSMISQRENCVNVLVTSTQLAPALAKVLLFGLGGIFNIENIYSAHKIGHETCYERIVTRFGRKSTYVVIGDGNEEETAAKAMNFPFWRISAHSDIRALYTALDMGFL; this is encoded by the exons GTTAAACGTCCCAAGACAGAGCACACCGATACACATGAACGCAACCG CCTCTGCAATCTgtcacagcagcagcaacagcaaccccagcagcaacagacgcaccagcagcagcaacagcaacagcaacagcagcagcagcagcagcagcaatcgcATCCCAGCACCGTGTTGGCCAGCAATGGACCCAGTAGCGCCGGTGCCGGTTCCGGCATGGGTGTCGGTGTGGGCGGGGGCGTGGTCGGGCAGTGCAGTCCGCTGGGACTGCCGCCGCAGAGCCAGCCGCTGCAGCCGACCATTGGGTCGCTGGCCTCGCTGAGCGGCCACTACTCGAACGGGAACGGCAATCCGAACGTGAATCCTAGCAGCTGCAGCCTGGCAGCCGCCTCCGGCTTCTCGCAGTCGGCGGGCAGCAGCTTCTCCACATATCAGCAGGCGGGGGCCTCCTCCGGAGCCGGTGTGCACGGCGAGGACGGCGTGGTGGGCGGGGCCACTGCGATGTCGCACTGGACGCACGACGGCTCCGGCTCCGGCTCCGGATCGAGTGCGGCGGTCAAGTCAGAGTCCCGCAGCCCGGGACAGGGGCATGCCACACTGGACAACGGCTCGGTGGTCAGTGCGAATCTGTACGGCTGCAGCTCGGCCAGCAATCCCCTCGACGGCGGAGCAGCGGTGGTCAACTCCTCGGCAGTGGCAGCCGCTGCAGCGGCAGTCTACGATGGGAAGCACGactactactactacaacAGCATGCAGCAGTACACTCCGCCGCCGTTCTACTCCGGCTATGGGACGCCATACGCCGCGGCCACGGCCGCCCGCCAGGCCAAGATGGAGCCCGGAGCGGCGGCCGCGGCGGCGGCCTACCTAACGCCCAGCTACGCCAGCGGAGGCAACAACAACTCGCAGCTGTACAGCAGTCCCTACGCCGGCTACAACAACTTCGGGCAGCAGGACTACGGCGGGTACTACAACGAGCAGTACGGCAACTACTACAGCCCGGCCAACTACTCGCCCTACGCGGTCAGCTCGCCCAGCTCGAGTGCGAGCCACGGGCACGGCTTCCACGTGGCGGCCTCCTCCAACCTCTCGGAGAGTCCCACGGACACCCACTCGACGACGCCGGTGCACCAGACCACCCACTCGCCGCACTCCCCGCTGCCGATCTCGCCCAGCGCCGGCATCGGACCCCTGGCCGTACCCGCCGCCGCCCTCAACTCCAGCGGAGGCAGCAGCGTGGGCACGGCGGGATCGGGGGGCGTGGCGGCCAGCAAGACCACGCCCACGGGCAAGACGGGGCGGGCCCGGGGACGGCGCCACCAGCAGCCCAGTCCCACCAGGAGCACCGCCTCCGACACCGGCAACAGCGAGGCCGTCAAGCCGCCCGAGAGGGTCTTCGTGTGGGACCTGGACGAGACGCTCATCATCTTCCACACGCTGCTCTCGGGCAGCTACGCCAACCGATACACCAAAGACCACAGCTCTCTGATGACCATCGCCTTCCGCATGGAGGAGATGGTCTTCAACATGGCCGACACGCACTTCTTCTTCAACGAGATCGAGGAGTGCGACCAGGTGCACATCGACGACGTCAGCTCCGACGACAACGGCCAGGACCTGAGCGCCTACAACTTCGCCACGGACGGCTTCCACACGAACACTCCGCCCGGAGCCCCGCCCAACCTCTGCCTGCCCACCGGGGTGCGGGGCGGGGTCGACTGGATGCGCAAGCTGGCCTTCCGCTACCGCAAGATCAAGGACATCTACAACAGCTACCGGGGAAA TGTGGGCACCCTGCTGGGACCCGGAAAACGCGAGGCCTGGCTGCAGATCCGCTCGGAAATCGAGGTGGCCACCGACAACTGGGCCACGCTGGCGCTCAAGTGTCTGAGCATGATCTCCCAGCGGGAAAACTGCGTCAACGTATTGGTCACCTCCACGCAACTGGCCCCGGCGCTGGCCAAGGTCCTGCTGTTCGGGCTGGGCGGCATCTTCAACATCGAGAACATCTACAGTGCGCACAAAATCG GCCATGAAACCTGCTACGAGCGAATTGTGACGCGCTTCGGGCGCAAGAGCACCTACGTGGTGATTGGGGATGGCAACGAGGAGGAGACCGCCGCCAAGGCCATGAACTTCCCCTTCTGGCGCATCTCCGCCCACAGCGACATTCGCGCCCTCTACACTGCCCTCGACATGGGCTTCTTATGA